In Nonlabens agnitus, the DNA window TACGTTTTCACCTGGGTGGTGCTCCATACCGCGCTGACGGATGATGATGTTACCAGCGGTTGCCGCTTGTCCACCAAAAATCTTAACACCTAAGCGTTTTGATTCTGATTCTCTTCCGTTTTTCGAACTACCTACTCCTTTTTTGTGAGCCATGATAATTTATTTTAGGCATTCCCAAAATGATGGGAATAATTAAACTTTAGTTATTTTCTAGTAACTCGATAAGCTCAGCTTTCTTAAGTGCTGAATATCCTTCTAGTCCTCTATCCTTAGCCATTTCTCTAAGCTCAGCAACTGTGTTTGAGCTTAAATCTACATCATTGGATGTTTCGACTTTTCCTTTAGGAGCTTCTTCTGCTTTTACAGGAGTCGCCTTTTCTGTTTTCGCTTTCGCGGAAGCGGACTCAGAAGAATCTTTCTTCTTACCACCTTTTAAGGAAATGCTTGAAATCTGGATTTGAGACATGTATTGTCTGTGACCGTTTTTCTTGCGGTATCCTTTTCTACGTTTTTTCTTAAAAACGATTACTTTGTCACCTTTTAGGTGTCCCAGAACTTTTGCCTCTGCAAATGCTCCTTCTATAGCTGGGGCGCCGAGTGTGATGTTGTCGCCGTCACCTACTAGAAGAACTTTATCGATGGAAACCGTGGCTCCTTCGTCTTCTTGCAAGCGATGTACAAACAACTTCTGATCCTTCTCGATCTTGAATTGTTGCCCTGCTATCTCTACGATTGCGTACATAATGATTAATTAATGTGAATAATTTCGGGCTGCAAATATACTGCTATTGGTCAAATAACCAAAGTTATACACAATTATTAAACAGCCTGAGTGTTAGTGCTTGTCGTGCATAGGGTTTTGCTCCTTGCGCACCTTCTTTGTATTCCATGATTGCTTATAAAGAGGTAAGATCACTAAAGCACTGACTACCGTGGTAGCTACACCAGATAGAAATACAAATAATATTAAGGCAAACTCAATCCCGCTACCAGCGATGGTTATTTTCTCCTTTAAGCTTGTGGCAAGCTCAGGGCGTATTTCAAATAGATAAACAGCTATAAATAAGGTAAAGATTGTTGTGCCTACTAAGCCAGACAATAATGCTGCTTGAAAACCTTCCATGTAATTAAAGCGGTGTTTTTCTAATCGGTAGACATCTCTAATGGCAAGAAATATACATCCACCAGTTAAGATCGCATTGAAGAAAGACAGATAAACCTCTTCAGCAAGTCCTAAAATATCAATGATTAAAAAATAGCCAATTAAGGTTGCTGCTATATAAAGTCCGTATTTGAAAGTATTTTTCATAAATCGTAAAAGTAGTTGGTATGAGGTAAAAATAAGACTTAAAAGAAATCCTTTCCTAGTGTTTTGAACTTACTTTAACGGTATTTGTCGATAGAACTCCCTAATATTAGTATTCAAAATTAAGTGTAACATTTCAAGAGAGTGATATACTTATAGTCTATAAATGTAAAAATAATCAAATGAACAAAATCGTATTAGGTCTTGTGGTGGCTTTTATAAGCGCTACTGGATTTGCTCAAAAGGTAGAATTCACTGAATATGACCTACCCAATGGTCTGCACGTTATTCTACATCAGGAAAATGCTGCTCCTGTGGTGACCGTAGGTGTCATGTATCAAGTAGGTGCCAAGGATGAAGAACCAGGACGTACTGGATTTGCTCACTTTTTTGAACACCTTCTCTTTGAAGGTACCGAAAATATCGAGCGCGGTGAATGGTTCAATATCGTAGCTGCCAATGGTGGTAGCAACAATGCCAACACAACACAAGATCGTACCTACTATTATGAGACGTTTCCGTCCAATAAGTTGGAATTAGGTCTATGGATGGAAAGTGAGCGTATGCTACACCCTAAGATTGAACAGATAGGCGTAGATACTCAAAACGAAGTCGTGAAAGAAGAAAAGCGCCAACGAATCGACAACGCACCTTATGGAGCGATTATATATAGGACAGGTATCGACAAGCACTTATTTAAAAAACATCCATACGGTCAATCAGTAATTGGCTCCATGGACGATTTGAATGCAGCAAAACTAGAAGAGTTCCGTGCATTCAATGACAAATACTACAACCCCAACAACGCTACATTAGTAGTTGCAGGTGATATTGATATTAAGGACACGAAGAAAATGATCGAGGATTATTTTGGCCCGATTGAAAACAAGGCGCCTCGTAATAACAGAACTGTCATCGTTGAAGACCCTATTACAGAGACGCGCTATGCAACAGAATATGACGCTAACATCCAGATTCCTGCTAAGATTTTCTCTTATGTAACACCTAAGTCCATAGATCGTGACGCTTATGTATTGGATTATATTTCTCAAGTTCTGACTGGCGGTGCGAGTTCCAGAATGCAAAAGCGTATGGTAGAGGATGAGAAAATTGCATTCCAGGTATTAGCTTTCAACTCTGCCAACCAGGATTATGGTACTTATACTATGGGCGCTCTTGCGAAAGGTGACACAGAACTAAGCACTCTTGCTAAGGTTATGGATGAGGAAATCAAAAAACTTCAAACCACGCTTATCACAGAACGTGAATACCAAAAATTGCAAAACCAATTTGAAGCTCAGTACATCAACTCTAACTCTAGAGTTCAAGGTATCGCAAGTTCCCTCGCAACGTATAACATGCTTCAAGGCGACACAGATCGTATCAATAAGGAATTGGAGATATACAAAAGTGTTACCAGAGAAGACATCAAAAGAGCTGCAAACCAATATTTGAAGCCTAACCAACGATTAGAACTAGATTACCTTGCAGGACAAGCTCCAACTGATACTGAAGATGCCAAGGATGAAGTAGAGCAAATGAAGGAAGAAATGATGGCCACTGGTACTGATAAAATGTCTGACAAGATTTTCTTTGATTATGATAAAGCAACATTGACAGCATCCTCAAAAAAGGAATTGGATAAAATGGCGCAAGTCATGAAACAAGATCCAACCTTAATGTTGAAAGCAGAAACTTATACTGATAGTAGAGGTAGCGCTTCTTATAACTTGGATCTTTCCCAAAGAAGATCTGCAGCGGTTATAGGTTATCTTGTTGCAAAAGGGATTTCTAAAGACCGTCTGGAAGGAATAGGACGTGGCGAGGAAAATCCAGTTGTTGATTGTAGCGCCATGGACTGTACATCAGAGCAGTATGAGCAATCGAGAAGAACTGAGTTCACTATCAGCAAAAAATAATTGAATACAATGAAAAAGCATATCAATATATTAATGGCCGTTCTCTTTATAGGGACAAGTGCCATAGCACAAATAGATCGTTCCAAAATTCCTACTTCTGGACCAACTCCAGAAATCAACTTAGGCGAGCCTGACAGTTTTGAATTGGACAACGGCCTTCAAGTGTTAGTAGTTACAGACCGTAAACTTCCTACCATCTCGATGAGTTTGGACCTCAACAATCCTCCTATTGTAGAAGGAGATAAAGCTGGTGTCCAGTCTTTGACAGGTTCCATTATGGGAAAAGGAACTACAAAAACGCCTAAAGAAAAATTCAATGAAGAAGTGGATTACTTAGGTGCGGTCATAAGCGTTAGCACTGGTGGCGGTTATGTCTCTACGTTATCAAAGTATACTGACAAAGTAATGGGACTTTTTGCAGAGGCAGCTCTTAATCCAAATTTCACTCAAGAAGAGTTGGATACAGAAAAATCACAATTAATTGAAGGTATCAAATCTGGAGAAAACAGTGCAGCAGCCATCGCTGGCAAAGTGCGCAGTGCATTAGTTTATGGTAAAGATCACGCTGCGGGAGAATTCTCTACAGAAGAGACTATCAACAATGTAACTCTAGCCGATGTCAAGAAGTTTTATAATGACTACTTCGTTCCTAACAATGCCTACCTCTTGATTAGCGGTGACATTGATAAAAAGGAAGCAAAAAAACTAGTTGAAAAGTACTTCAAAGACTGGAAGGCAAAAGAGGCTCCAAAGCCAAACTTGCCAGAAGTAACCGACGTTGCAACAACCGAGATTGACTTTGTGGACGTTCCTAATGCTGTTCAAACAGAGCTTGCCGTTTACAATACATCTGAATTAAAGATGAGCGATGATGATTATCACGCAGCATTGGTAGCCAACTATATTTTTGGTGGTGGATTTGGGTCATATCTTAATATGAACCTACGTGAGAAAAATGGGTATACTTACGGTGCGGGATCTGGATTAGGAGCTGGCAGAGATTACAAATCTACCTTCAGAGCAACAACCAAAGTACGCAACGAGGTAACTGACAGCGCCATTGTGGAGACTTTCAAAGAACTGGACCGCATCAAAACAACCTACGTATCTGATGAAGACTTGGCAAATGCTAAAGCTAAATTCCTAGGGAATTTCATCATGCAGTCAGAAGATAAATCTGTAGTTGCTAATCGTGCGATCACGATTCGCACTAATGATCTTGACGAGGATTTCTATAAAGACTTCATTGCAAACATTAATGCAGTGACTAAAGAAGACGTGAAGCGTGTAGCTAACAAATACTTCAAGACAGACAACATGAGAGTCGTATTGGTAGGTAAAGCTAGTGACGTGTTGGAGAACCTTGAGAAAATGAAAATTAATGGTAAAACGTTGCCTATCAAATTCTATGATAAGGAAGCCAACCCTACAAGCCGTCCATCTACCATTTCAATTCCTGCGGGAACTACGGTAAATACAGTGTTTGCAGATTACATCAAAGCTATTGGAGGTCGCGATAATGTTGCCGCCGTTAAATCAACTGCATTGATAGGATCTAGCTCATCACCTATGGGTGAGATTGTTCTTAATGTGAAAAAGACCAATGACAATAAGTTTAGTCAAACCATCACCGTTGGTGGTAACATTGTTTCTAAACAAGTGTATGCTAACGGTAAAGGTCGAGTGGGCGGCATGCAAGGAAATGCAGAGCTGGAAGGCGAGCAACTTGCTGCTGTGGCAGATGAAGCAGTTCTATTCCCAGAATACACGTTCCCAGACAAAGGTGAACTTGTAGGAGCAGAAAAAATAGGTGACAGGAATGCTTACGTCATCAAGTGGTCTGACACAAAGAAAACGTTCTACGACATGGATTCAGGATTGTTGTTGGGTCAGGAAAATACGATAAAGGCTCAAGGTCAAGAATTCAAGACCATGATCAAATATGACAATTACAAAGAGGTAAAAGGTGTTAAATACCCTATGACGATCATCCAGCAAATGGCAGGTCGTGATATGAGGTTTGATATCAATACCGTACGTGTGAATGAAGGTGTCGTTGACGCTGACTTTGAATAAGTATTAGATGGATAGAGAGTTCGCTTTCGCGCCATGCCTGCCGGCAGGCAGGAAAGCGAAAACATCATAATTCTCCTCTACAAATCAAAGAACCAGTCTCTAATCAAAGGCTGGTTTTTTCTTTTCACGAGTTACCAGAATGACCGCAAAAATGATCACGCCAGTGGCTAGTCCTTGCCAAAGCGAGAAATCCTCGCCATCCAGTGTTCCCCATATCAATCCCACAACGGGCATTAGATATGTGACGCTGCTCGCAAAAACCGGTGATGTCATTTGCACCAGTTTATTGAACATGATTTTGGCCGCAACGGTCCCAAAAACACAAAGCACCAAAATAAAACCAAGACTGCGCAGTACCTCTGTAGAGGTAAACTCAAGATTGCCACCACCAGCTGAGAAAAACACAATAATCGCTAGCGGTAGTATGAATACAAAATTGGCTGTCGCTATAGCCAGCGGTTTGATGTTTTGCAGGTAGCGCTTGATGATATTCACATTGCTGGCATAACAGCAACAGGCGATAAGTACAAGGCCAGCAAATAAGTAGTTCTGTTCAGGATTGTTTTCCATACCTGCAAGAACGAGTCCTATGGCACCACTCAATCCAACAATAACACCCAGTAACTGTCTTTTAGAAAAACTAATCCCGAACAGTACCGCTCCTAGAATCAAGGTGATCAATGGTACGGTCGAGTTGAGAATCGCACTAACGGCGCTATCGATTTCAGTTTGTGCATAGGCAAAAAGGAATGCAGGAAAAAAGGTTCCCAGTAAGCCAGATAAGGCGAGCCATTTCCAGTCTTTACGATTTGTTTTGGCAAAAGAATTCCACCCTATAGAAATCAATATCACTCCAGAAATCATGGTACGCAGCGCGCCCAATTGAAGCGGTTGCAGTACGAGATTACCGCTCTGGTCCTGGCCTAAAGCTTTTTTGATAAGAATAAATGAGGTACCCCAAATGATGCTTAAAATGACAAGGTAGATGTATTTGAGTCGGGAATTGGGTATGTTGAAAGGCATACCGCAAAGGTCTTACATAATATGTTAGGAATACACTGAAAAATTATCGCCACTCAAGACTTTCCATCATCTTGATCATATCCTTTTTGATATAGTCCACAGCTGGAAGGATGGAATCATAATTGGGTTCTCTATCAAAATAGAGCGCGGCCGTTAGAAAATGACGTGTGCTGTCTGTAGCATAAAACTGCACGTTAGACGCCGCATTCCCTTCCACACCATACAACATACCATAGACGCTCTTTTGGGTGTTCATGAATGGAGTCTCACTTATGGCGTCTGCCATCTGGTTGTGGTTGTAGGATAATTTTTGCCCATCAATAAGCAGCTGTCTCAAGTTGGTATCCACGGCGCGATAGGTCAAGTAGATTTTTGCATCCAGCTCTGGATATGTAATGGATGAAGATTTGTCGTCATTCGCTTTCGCGAAAGCGAACTCATTAAACTCAAAAGTATAAGGCAATGACTTGTCGAGTGACTTATAGATTGGACTGGAATAATTGAGCGCGAGCTGTGCATCTGGTTTAGGTACAGGACCATCGCCACCACAACTAGCGAGTAGGGTCAGAATGAAGATGAAAATGACAAATTTTATGGTGTCGTACACTTGATTTGTTTGATGCGTTTCTTGTCCATGGACTCTATGATAAACGTGTAGCCTTCAAAGATTATTTTATCCAGCTTTCTAGGGAAATGTCCGGTTTGCTCCAACAGGAATCCTGCAAGCGTTTCAGATTCGCCTTTTGCATCTTCAAACAGTTGGTAGGCGTCCTCTTCCAACTTTAAGATGCGATAGAAATCCTTGATGGATGTCTTACCTTCAAAGATATAGTTGCGATCATCCAGCTTGCTGTAGATTAGATTTTCATCGTCGAACTCATCGCTTATGTCTCCTACAATCTCTTCAATGATATCTTCCAGCGAGATCAAACCACTGGTACCACCATATTCATCTACCACAATAGCAAGGTGCTTTTTCTGCTCTTGGAAGTCCTGCAACAGGTCGTCCAGTTTTTTGTTTTCTGGGACAAAGTATGCTTCTCGCAGCAGCTTGGTCCACTCAAAATTTTTGCGGTCTATATAAGGTAACAAGTCCTTTACATATAGAATACCCGTAATGTTGTCGATGCTTTCCTTGAATACGGGTATGCGTGAGTATC includes these proteins:
- the rpmA gene encoding 50S ribosomal protein L27, with the protein product MAHKKGVGSSKNGRESESKRLGVKIFGGQAATAGNIIIRQRGMEHHPGENVYAGKDFTLHAQVDGEVKFTKKRNNRSYVSIVPVAEA
- the rplU gene encoding 50S ribosomal protein L21, with translation MYAIVEIAGQQFKIEKDQKLFVHRLQEDEGATVSIDKVLLVGDGDNITLGAPAIEGAFAEAKVLGHLKGDKVIVFKKKRRKGYRKKNGHRQYMSQIQISSISLKGGKKKDSSESASAKAKTEKATPVKAEEAPKGKVETSNDVDLSSNTVAELREMAKDRGLEGYSALKKAELIELLENN
- a CDS encoding DUF4199 domain-containing protein — protein: MKNTFKYGLYIAATLIGYFLIIDILGLAEEVYLSFFNAILTGGCIFLAIRDVYRLEKHRFNYMEGFQAALLSGLVGTTIFTLFIAVYLFEIRPELATSLKEKITIAGSGIEFALILFVFLSGVATTVVSALVILPLYKQSWNTKKVRKEQNPMHDKH
- a CDS encoding insulinase family protein, with translation MNKIVLGLVVAFISATGFAQKVEFTEYDLPNGLHVILHQENAAPVVTVGVMYQVGAKDEEPGRTGFAHFFEHLLFEGTENIERGEWFNIVAANGGSNNANTTQDRTYYYETFPSNKLELGLWMESERMLHPKIEQIGVDTQNEVVKEEKRQRIDNAPYGAIIYRTGIDKHLFKKHPYGQSVIGSMDDLNAAKLEEFRAFNDKYYNPNNATLVVAGDIDIKDTKKMIEDYFGPIENKAPRNNRTVIVEDPITETRYATEYDANIQIPAKIFSYVTPKSIDRDAYVLDYISQVLTGGASSRMQKRMVEDEKIAFQVLAFNSANQDYGTYTMGALAKGDTELSTLAKVMDEEIKKLQTTLITEREYQKLQNQFEAQYINSNSRVQGIASSLATYNMLQGDTDRINKELEIYKSVTREDIKRAANQYLKPNQRLELDYLAGQAPTDTEDAKDEVEQMKEEMMATGTDKMSDKIFFDYDKATLTASSKKELDKMAQVMKQDPTLMLKAETYTDSRGSASYNLDLSQRRSAAVIGYLVAKGISKDRLEGIGRGEENPVVDCSAMDCTSEQYEQSRRTEFTISKK
- a CDS encoding insulinase family protein — translated: MKKHINILMAVLFIGTSAIAQIDRSKIPTSGPTPEINLGEPDSFELDNGLQVLVVTDRKLPTISMSLDLNNPPIVEGDKAGVQSLTGSIMGKGTTKTPKEKFNEEVDYLGAVISVSTGGGYVSTLSKYTDKVMGLFAEAALNPNFTQEELDTEKSQLIEGIKSGENSAAAIAGKVRSALVYGKDHAAGEFSTEETINNVTLADVKKFYNDYFVPNNAYLLISGDIDKKEAKKLVEKYFKDWKAKEAPKPNLPEVTDVATTEIDFVDVPNAVQTELAVYNTSELKMSDDDYHAALVANYIFGGGFGSYLNMNLREKNGYTYGAGSGLGAGRDYKSTFRATTKVRNEVTDSAIVETFKELDRIKTTYVSDEDLANAKAKFLGNFIMQSEDKSVVANRAITIRTNDLDEDFYKDFIANINAVTKEDVKRVANKYFKTDNMRVVLVGKASDVLENLEKMKINGKTLPIKFYDKEANPTSRPSTISIPAGTTVNTVFADYIKAIGGRDNVAAVKSTALIGSSSSPMGEIVLNVKKTNDNKFSQTITVGGNIVSKQVYANGKGRVGGMQGNAELEGEQLAAVADEAVLFPEYTFPDKGELVGAEKIGDRNAYVIKWSDTKKTFYDMDSGLLLGQENTIKAQGQEFKTMIKYDNYKEVKGVKYPMTIIQQMAGRDMRFDINTVRVNEGVVDADFE
- a CDS encoding DMT family transporter produces the protein MPFNIPNSRLKYIYLVILSIIWGTSFILIKKALGQDQSGNLVLQPLQLGALRTMISGVILISIGWNSFAKTNRKDWKWLALSGLLGTFFPAFLFAYAQTEIDSAVSAILNSTVPLITLILGAVLFGISFSKRQLLGVIVGLSGAIGLVLAGMENNPEQNYLFAGLVLIACCCYASNVNIIKRYLQNIKPLAIATANFVFILPLAIIVFFSAGGGNLEFTSTEVLRSLGFILVLCVFGTVAAKIMFNKLVQMTSPVFASSVTYLMPVVGLIWGTLDGEDFSLWQGLATGVIIFAVILVTREKKKPAFD
- the gldD gene encoding gliding motility lipoprotein GldD; the protein is MYDTIKFVIFIFILTLLASCGGDGPVPKPDAQLALNYSSPIYKSLDKSLPYTFEFNEFAFAKANDDKSSSITYPELDAKIYLTYRAVDTNLRQLLIDGQKLSYNHNQMADAISETPFMNTQKSVYGMLYGVEGNAASNVQFYATDSTRHFLTAALYFDREPNYDSILPAVDYIKKDMIKMMESLEWR